Proteins encoded within one genomic window of Desulfovibrio sp. X2:
- a CDS encoding ABC transporter ATP-binding protein, with the protein MLHIENLHVKIGEREVLKGIDLHIGPGETFILFGPNGSGKTSLLMTLMGFGNYEITGGRIIFKGVDVTHAPTHERARLGLGMSFQRPPTIHGLPIHHLVRMCARGREVDVEDMAKRVNFDQFLERDVNAGFSGGEIKRSELLQLMAQQPSLVLFDEPESGVDLENMALIGRVVRELLQGEDKPRPDRNPEEVKRVRETSGLIITHTGYILDYINADRGQVLYNGVLCCEARPRDILEHVRKFGYQECVRCLDNSLVERLP; encoded by the coding sequence ATGCTGCATATCGAGAACCTGCACGTGAAGATCGGTGAACGGGAGGTGCTGAAGGGCATCGACCTGCACATCGGACCGGGCGAGACCTTCATCCTCTTCGGCCCCAACGGCTCGGGCAAGACCAGCCTGCTGATGACCCTCATGGGCTTCGGCAACTACGAGATCACCGGGGGCCGCATCATCTTCAAGGGCGTGGACGTGACCCATGCCCCCACCCACGAGCGCGCCCGCCTGGGTCTCGGCATGTCGTTCCAGCGCCCCCCAACCATCCACGGCCTGCCCATCCACCACCTGGTGCGCATGTGCGCCCGCGGCCGCGAGGTCGACGTGGAAGACATGGCCAAGCGCGTGAACTTCGACCAGTTCCTGGAGCGCGACGTGAACGCCGGCTTCTCCGGCGGCGAGATAAAGCGCAGCGAGCTTTTGCAGCTCATGGCCCAGCAGCCTTCCCTGGTGCTCTTCGACGAGCCCGAGTCCGGCGTGGACCTGGAGAACATGGCGCTCATCGGCCGCGTGGTGCGCGAGCTGCTGCAGGGCGAGGACAAGCCCCGTCCCGACCGGAATCCGGAAGAGGTCAAGCGCGTGCGCGAGACCTCGGGCCTGATCATCACCCACACCGGCTACATCCTCGACTACATCAACGCCGACCGGGGCCAGGTGCTCTACAACGGCGTGCTCTGCTGCGAGGCGAGGCCGCGCGACATCCTCGAGCACGTGCGCAAGTTCGGCTACCAGGAGTGTGTGCGCTGCCTGGACAACTCCCTGGTCGAGCGCCTCCCCTAG
- a CDS encoding SufD family Fe-S cluster assembly protein, whose protein sequence is MKPIKLDNFEFTGHEAAKLGDLRSLDEHDKETLLMSGVDVEEQGRSGSFLHMDHSGAYCHTSRPGVEIMDIKDALKKYDGLPEYFWKLIDPEKDEATKKANEYLHGGYFIRAEKGAKIEEPVQSCLFIKANKAGQSVHNIVIVEEGAELHIITGCAVSKHTQESAHIGISEFYVKKGGKLTFTMIHNWGENVSVVPRSAGYVEEGGQFLNNYVLMKPVKYLQMYPSITLGGKGAVARFNSVVVAPKGSYLDMGNRVIMDAPETRCEIIARTIASGGTIINRGHIQGNAVPAKGHLECKGLILGGGVIHAIPELEGTVEGVELSHEAAVGKIAQEEIEYLTARGLDEEEASSTIVRGFLNVDIMGLPDKLREVLDKTISESEKDMF, encoded by the coding sequence ATGAAGCCCATAAAGCTCGACAACTTCGAATTCACCGGCCACGAGGCCGCCAAGCTCGGCGACCTGCGGAGCCTCGACGAACACGACAAGGAGACGCTCCTGATGTCCGGCGTGGACGTGGAGGAGCAGGGCCGCAGCGGCAGCTTCCTGCACATGGACCACTCCGGCGCCTACTGTCATACCTCCCGTCCCGGCGTGGAGATCATGGACATCAAGGATGCCTTGAAGAAATACGACGGCCTGCCGGAATACTTCTGGAAGCTCATCGATCCCGAGAAGGACGAGGCCACGAAGAAGGCCAACGAGTACCTGCACGGCGGCTACTTCATCCGCGCCGAGAAGGGCGCCAAGATCGAGGAGCCGGTCCAGTCCTGCCTGTTCATCAAGGCCAACAAGGCCGGGCAGTCCGTGCACAACATCGTCATCGTGGAAGAGGGCGCCGAGCTGCACATCATCACCGGCTGCGCCGTCTCCAAGCATACCCAGGAAAGCGCCCACATCGGCATCTCCGAGTTCTACGTGAAGAAGGGCGGCAAGCTGACCTTCACCATGATCCACAACTGGGGCGAGAACGTCTCGGTGGTGCCCCGCTCCGCGGGCTACGTGGAGGAGGGCGGGCAGTTCCTGAACAACTACGTGCTCATGAAGCCCGTGAAATACCTCCAGATGTACCCGTCGATCACGCTCGGCGGCAAGGGCGCCGTGGCGCGCTTCAACTCCGTGGTCGTGGCGCCCAAGGGCTCCTACCTGGACATGGGCAACCGCGTGATCATGGACGCGCCCGAGACGCGCTGCGAGATCATCGCCCGGACCATCGCCTCGGGCGGCACGATCATCAACCGCGGCCACATCCAGGGCAACGCCGTCCCGGCCAAGGGGCACCTGGAGTGCAAGGGCCTCATCCTCGGCGGCGGCGTGATCCACGCCATCCCGGAGCTCGAGGGCACGGTTGAGGGCGTGGAGCTCTCGCACGAGGCCGCGGTGGGCAAGATCGCCCAGGAGGAGATCGAGTACCTCACCGCGCGCGGACTGGACGAGGAGGAGGCCTCCTCGACCATCGTGCGCGGCTTCCTGAACGTGGACATCATGGGCCTGCCGGACAAGCTGCGCGAGGTCCTGGACAAGACCATCTCCGAGTCGGAGAAAGATATGTTTTAG
- a CDS encoding helix-turn-helix transcriptional regulator, which yields MNTNEIIRTMQAVPRADAAAALPPLDDEAFARIAKALGHPARVAIVRHLVAEGRCVCGRIVDILPLAQSTVSQHLKVLKEAGVLLGEVEGPRICYCVDRDLLARFAACAAAFPLRPDEYPGGSPDDAPQQGRRE from the coding sequence ATGAATACGAACGAGATCATCCGGACCATGCAGGCTGTCCCGCGGGCGGACGCTGCAGCGGCTTTGCCGCCGCTCGACGACGAGGCCTTCGCGCGCATCGCCAAGGCGCTGGGCCATCCGGCGCGCGTGGCCATCGTGCGCCATCTGGTGGCGGAGGGCAGGTGCGTGTGCGGCCGTATCGTGGACATCCTGCCCCTGGCCCAGTCCACGGTCAGCCAGCACCTGAAGGTCCTCAAGGAGGCCGGGGTGTTGCTCGGCGAGGTGGAGGGGCCGCGCATCTGCTACTGCGTGGACCGCGACCTGCTGGCCCGTTTCGCGGCCTGTGCCGCTGCGTTTCCGCTGCGTCCGGACGAATATCCGGGCGGATCGCCGGACGATGCACCGCAGCAGGGGAGAAGGGAATGA